A genome region from Pseudomonas helmanticensis includes the following:
- a CDS encoding MFS transporter: MAALPYWRLSSFYLFYFALLGSTAPFLALYFDHLGFSAARIGELVAIPMLMRCVAPNIWGWLGDYTGKRLAIVRFGAVCTLLTFSLIFVSKTYAWLAMVMALHAFFWHAVLPQFEVITLAHLQGQTSRYSQIRLWGSIGFIITVVALGRLFEWLSLDIYPAALVLIMAGIVLSSLWVPNAQPPQGNRSSGDGFLKQLRNPGVLAFYGCVALMQMSHGPYYTFLTLHLERLGYTRGTIGMLWAVGVVAEVLMFMCMSRILARVSLRRVLMASFLLAALRWLLLGSFAEFLWVLLFAQILHAATFGSFHAAAIAFVQRSFGARQQGQGQALYAALAGTGGAMGALYSGYSWNALGATLTFSIASLAALAAAVIIATRMQEDRP, translated from the coding sequence GTGGCGGCGCTCCCTTACTGGCGGCTGTCCAGTTTCTACCTGTTCTATTTCGCCTTGCTCGGGTCGACAGCGCCGTTTCTGGCGCTGTACTTCGATCATCTCGGCTTCAGCGCCGCACGCATTGGCGAGCTGGTGGCGATCCCGATGCTGATGCGCTGCGTGGCGCCAAACATCTGGGGCTGGCTCGGCGACTACACCGGCAAGCGCCTGGCCATCGTGCGCTTTGGCGCAGTGTGCACGTTGCTGACCTTCTCGCTGATCTTCGTCAGCAAGACCTACGCCTGGCTGGCGATGGTCATGGCGCTGCACGCGTTCTTCTGGCACGCGGTGTTGCCGCAGTTCGAAGTCATCACTTTGGCGCATTTGCAGGGGCAGACCTCGCGTTACAGCCAGATTCGCCTGTGGGGTTCGATCGGTTTCATCATCACCGTGGTTGCCCTCGGTCGTCTGTTCGAATGGCTGAGCCTCGACATTTACCCGGCGGCGCTGGTGCTGATCATGGCCGGCATCGTCCTCAGCAGTCTGTGGGTGCCGAACGCGCAGCCGCCACAAGGCAACCGGTCAAGCGGCGACGGATTCCTCAAGCAACTGCGCAATCCCGGCGTACTGGCGTTTTATGGCTGCGTGGCGCTGATGCAAATGAGCCACGGCCCGTATTACACCTTTCTGACCCTGCACCTGGAACGACTCGGCTACACACGCGGCACCATCGGCATGCTCTGGGCCGTGGGTGTCGTCGCCGAAGTGCTGATGTTCATGTGCATGAGCCGGATTCTCGCGCGGGTTTCCCTGCGCCGGGTGCTGATGGCGAGTTTTCTGCTGGCGGCGCTGCGCTGGTTGCTGCTAGGTTCGTTCGCCGAGTTCCTGTGGGTGCTGTTGTTCGCGCAGATTCTGCACGCGGCGACCTTCGGCAGTTTTCACGCCGCGGCCATCGCTTTCGTGCAACGTAGCTTCGGCGCCCGTCAGCAAGGGCAGGGCCAGGCACTGTATGCGGCACTCGCCGGTACCGGCGGCGCCATGGGTGCGTTGTATTCCGGCTACAGCTGGAATGCCCTCGGCGCGACATTGACCTTTAGTATTGCCAGTCTCGCGGCGCTCGCTGCTGCCGTTATCATTGCCACACGTATGCAAGAGGACAGGCCATGA
- a CDS encoding 1,2-dihydroxy-3-keto-5-methylthiopentene dioxygenase, which produces MSSLSVYHVSSPDIPNKVLTHFEDIASTLAEQGVRFDRWQAAAKIQPGATQEEVISAYKEQIDKLMTERGYITVDVISLNSDHPQKAELRAKFLEEHRHGEDEVRFFVAGRGLFTLHIDDYVYAVLCEKNDLISVPAGTKHWFDMGEHPHFVAIRLFNNPEGWVANFTGEDIAGRFPRLED; this is translated from the coding sequence ATGAGCAGCCTGTCCGTCTATCACGTCTCAAGCCCCGACATTCCCAACAAAGTGCTGACTCACTTTGAAGACATCGCCTCGACCCTGGCCGAGCAGGGCGTGCGCTTCGACCGTTGGCAAGCTGCGGCGAAGATCCAGCCCGGCGCTACGCAGGAAGAAGTGATCAGCGCTTATAAAGAGCAGATCGACAAGCTGATGACCGAGCGCGGTTACATCACCGTCGATGTCATCAGCCTCAACAGCGATCACCCGCAAAAAGCCGAATTGCGCGCCAAGTTCCTCGAAGAACATCGCCATGGCGAAGACGAAGTACGCTTTTTCGTCGCCGGCCGTGGGCTGTTTACTCTGCACATCGACGATTACGTCTACGCGGTACTCTGCGAGAAGAACGATCTGATCTCGGTACCGGCCGGCACCAAACACTGGTTCGACATGGGCGAGCATCCGCATTTCGTCGCGATTCGCTTGTTCAACAATCCAGAAGGTTGGGTTGCCAATTTCACCGGCGAAGACATCGCCGGCCGTTTCCCGCGTCTGGAGGACTGA
- the mtnC gene encoding acireductone synthase: MSIKAIVTDIEGTTSAVSFVFDVLFPYAAKHLPDFVRQNAERADVAEQLDAVRRDSNAPQAEVERVVEILLSWIEEDRKATPLKALQGMVWAQGYHAGQLKGHVYPDAVEALQRWHAAGYQLFVYSSGSIQAQKLIFGCSEAGDLTPLFDGFFDTTSGPKREAQSYTNIQQAIGVEPEEILFLSDIVEELDAAQSAGLQTCGLAREGGELGSHIAVDTFSGIEPEAF; encoded by the coding sequence ATGTCGATCAAAGCCATTGTCACCGACATCGAAGGCACCACCAGCGCGGTGAGTTTCGTGTTTGACGTGCTGTTTCCCTACGCGGCCAAACACCTGCCGGATTTCGTTCGGCAGAACGCCGAGCGTGCCGATGTCGCCGAGCAACTCGACGCCGTGCGCCGTGACAGCAATGCACCGCAGGCCGAGGTTGAACGGGTCGTTGAAATTCTCTTGAGCTGGATCGAGGAAGATCGCAAAGCCACGCCGCTCAAGGCCTTACAGGGTATGGTCTGGGCGCAGGGTTATCACGCCGGGCAGTTGAAAGGGCATGTTTACCCGGACGCCGTTGAAGCACTGCAACGCTGGCACGCGGCGGGTTATCAACTGTTTGTGTATTCGTCCGGCTCGATTCAGGCGCAGAAGCTGATCTTCGGCTGCTCGGAGGCGGGGGATCTAACGCCGCTGTTCGACGGTTTCTTCGACACCACGTCGGGGCCCAAGCGTGAGGCGCAGTCTTACACCAACATCCAGCAAGCCATCGGCGTTGAACCGGAAGAGATTCTATTCCTCTCCGACATCGTCGAAGAACTCGACGCCGCGCAATCGGCCGGCCTGCAGACCTGCGGCCTGGCCCGCGAAGGCGGCGAGCTGGGAAGCCACATCGCCGTCGACACATTCTCCGGCATAGAACCCGAAGCCTTCTGA
- a CDS encoding methylthioribulose 1-phosphate dehydratase produces MSLTREQLAQQIVDAGRFLYGRGWSPATSSNYSTRLSPSEALLTVSGKHKGQLGLDDVLATDLSGNSLEPGKKPSAETLLHTQLYSWRAEIGAVLHTHSVNATVLSRLTPEDFIEFEDYELQKAFSGISTHESRVRVPIFDNDQDIARLAAKVQPWLDAHPDCVGYLIRGHGLYTWGAQMNDALRQIEAFEFLFECELKTRSVMNRQG; encoded by the coding sequence ATGAGCCTTACGCGTGAACAGCTCGCCCAGCAAATCGTCGACGCCGGGCGTTTTCTTTATGGTCGCGGCTGGTCGCCGGCCACCAGCAGCAATTACTCGACACGCCTGTCGCCGAGCGAAGCGCTGTTGACCGTGTCCGGCAAGCACAAGGGCCAGTTGGGTCTGGACGATGTGCTCGCCACCGATCTGTCGGGCAACAGCCTGGAACCGGGCAAAAAGCCCTCCGCCGAAACCCTGCTGCACACCCAGTTGTATAGCTGGCGCGCGGAGATCGGTGCGGTGCTGCACACCCATTCGGTCAACGCCACGGTGCTGTCGCGCCTGACCCCGGAAGACTTCATCGAGTTCGAAGACTACGAACTGCAAAAAGCCTTCAGTGGCATCTCGACCCACGAATCGCGAGTGCGCGTGCCGATTTTCGACAACGATCAGGACATTGCGCGCCTCGCCGCCAAGGTGCAGCCTTGGCTCGACGCCCATCCCGATTGCGTCGGTTATCTGATCCGCGGCCACGGCCTCTATACGTGGGGCGCGCAGATGAACGACGCGTTGCGGCAGATCGAGGCCTTTGAATTCCTGTTTGAATGCGAATTGAAAACCCGCAGCGTCATGAACCGCCAAGGCTGA
- a CDS encoding DUF3509 domain-containing protein, protein MSLIQEKFTSLFSNFEVTTAPRPDGGILLTLRSSDGKVFKRALTYQQLHAGDQLSWAISAIRRDLAEQASELPQIAMLQSQQRFALPTYHSL, encoded by the coding sequence ATGAGCCTGATCCAAGAAAAATTTACCTCGCTGTTCTCCAACTTCGAAGTCACCACCGCGCCACGTCCCGATGGCGGGATCCTGCTGACTCTGCGCAGCAGCGACGGCAAGGTGTTTAAACGCGCACTGACCTATCAGCAACTGCATGCCGGTGACCAACTGTCGTGGGCGATCAGCGCGATTCGCCGTGACCTGGCCGAACAAGCCAGCGAGTTGCCGCAAATTGCCATGTTGCAGAGCCAGCAGCGTTTTGCGCTGCCGACGTATCACTCGCTGTAA